In a single window of the Micromonospora sp. WMMD1155 genome:
- a CDS encoding MarR family winged helix-turn-helix transcriptional regulator yields the protein MTGATHRPDRPDPLDEDLGWMLGIVFRGYVRAADHALTDFPGGPRGYQVLTAAINGPARNQGAIAEELGLDRTVLTYLIDDLERPGFVARRADPADRRNRLIDVTDAGRTAWEERRAALRRVESHLLGALAPADAATLRALLQRVACSAQAVDPLRDLCEVVAQVQPTTDRPDAASARVRRTPTPRARRRA from the coding sequence ATGACGGGTGCCACCCACCGGCCGGATCGGCCCGATCCCCTCGACGAAGACCTGGGCTGGATGCTCGGGATCGTCTTCCGTGGCTATGTCCGGGCGGCCGACCACGCGCTCACCGACTTTCCCGGCGGTCCCCGCGGCTACCAGGTGCTCACCGCCGCGATCAACGGTCCGGCTCGCAACCAGGGGGCGATCGCCGAGGAGCTCGGCCTCGACCGCACCGTCTTGACGTACCTCATCGACGACCTGGAACGGCCCGGCTTCGTGGCGCGTCGGGCGGACCCGGCGGACCGGCGCAACCGGTTGATCGACGTCACCGACGCCGGCCGCACGGCCTGGGAGGAGCGGCGCGCCGCGCTCCGGCGGGTCGAGTCGCATCTGCTGGGTGCGCTCGCGCCGGCCGACGCGGCGACGCTTCGGGCGCTGCTCCAACGGGTCGCCTGCTCGGCCCAGGCGGTGGATCCGCTGCGTGACCTGTGCGAGGTGGTGGCGCAGGTGCAGCCGACGACGGACCGACCCGACGCCGCGTCCGCCCGGGTGCGGAGGACTCCGACCCCCCGAGCCCGCCGCCGCGCCTGA
- a CDS encoding phosphoesterase — translation MRDKQAEEIEQAQLSRRKLVKYAGVGATLAAASPLVGAGAAWADEDRKPGDDDKGDRGTSRNRAWRAGDHHIHSEYSGEFDTTKSPIVFHKGADAVYPIVTNAIMAKHFGLTWAMCTDHGGPTHSKVNIEQAYPDLLRSRKLVPEVLQFWGMEFDAPSLDHHTLMIPRHDDEAKQLFELESRFAKYDAFPTDPARDTEAKMVEFLKVARGMPHKPLVIAHHASRSAPGLGVYGQDTPREFRNGNNAAPDVYIGFEGAPGHQAGPLNGGKRGGYGNHPTYGGFDQMTARVGGLWDSLLGEGRRWWITATSDSHVHWTRGGSDFWPGEYSKTYVHARQDYGDIMDGLRNGRIWVTTGDLIRSLDVTATSQGKTAEVGQTITVSRRSRTDVEIEITFRPLGGVNANGDRPEVRRVDLIVGQITGPSASLDADTNPTTKVAARFGPRDWRRHGDSYVIRHTLRNVEADTYARVRGTSTDEAEPLADGLESPWDDLWFYSNPVFVHVR, via the coding sequence GTGAGAGACAAGCAAGCCGAAGAGATCGAGCAGGCGCAGCTGTCACGGCGCAAGCTGGTCAAGTACGCGGGTGTCGGCGCGACGCTGGCCGCGGCCAGCCCTCTGGTCGGCGCCGGCGCGGCGTGGGCCGACGAGGACCGCAAGCCGGGTGACGACGACAAGGGCGACCGGGGCACCTCCAGGAACCGGGCGTGGCGCGCCGGCGACCACCACATCCACTCCGAGTACAGCGGCGAGTTCGACACCACGAAGTCACCGATCGTCTTCCACAAGGGCGCGGACGCGGTCTACCCGATCGTCACCAACGCCATCATGGCGAAGCACTTCGGCCTGACCTGGGCGATGTGCACCGACCACGGTGGGCCGACCCACTCGAAGGTGAACATCGAGCAGGCGTACCCGGACCTGCTGCGGTCGCGCAAACTGGTGCCCGAGGTGCTCCAGTTCTGGGGGATGGAGTTCGACGCGCCGTCGCTGGACCACCACACGCTGATGATCCCGCGCCACGACGACGAGGCCAAGCAGCTCTTCGAGTTGGAGAGCCGGTTCGCCAAGTACGACGCGTTCCCCACCGACCCGGCCCGGGACACCGAGGCGAAGATGGTCGAGTTCCTCAAGGTCGCCCGGGGCATGCCGCACAAGCCACTGGTGATCGCCCACCACGCGTCCCGTTCGGCGCCGGGCCTCGGCGTCTACGGCCAGGACACCCCACGCGAGTTCCGCAACGGCAACAACGCCGCGCCGGACGTCTACATCGGCTTCGAGGGCGCACCCGGCCACCAGGCCGGCCCGCTCAACGGCGGCAAGCGCGGCGGGTACGGCAACCACCCGACCTACGGCGGCTTCGACCAGATGACCGCCCGGGTCGGTGGGCTGTGGGATTCGCTGCTCGGTGAGGGCCGGCGGTGGTGGATCACCGCGACCTCGGACTCGCACGTGCACTGGACCCGCGGTGGCTCCGACTTCTGGCCGGGTGAGTACAGCAAGACGTACGTGCACGCCCGCCAGGACTACGGCGACATCATGGACGGTCTGCGCAACGGCCGGATCTGGGTCACCACCGGCGACCTGATCCGCAGCCTCGACGTCACCGCCACGTCCCAGGGCAAGACCGCCGAGGTGGGTCAGACCATCACGGTCAGCCGTCGGAGCCGTACCGACGTGGAGATCGAGATCACGTTCCGCCCGCTGGGCGGCGTGAACGCGAACGGAGACCGTCCGGAGGTCCGCCGGGTCGACCTGATCGTCGGCCAGATCACCGGTCCGAGCGCCAGCCTGGACGCCGACACCAACCCCACCACCAAGGTCGCGGCCCGGTTCGGCCCGCGGGACTGGCGTCGGCACGGCGACAGCTACGTCATCCGGCACACGCTGCGCAACGTCGAGGCCGACACCTACGCGCGGGTTCGCGGCACCAGCACCGACGAGGCCGAGCCGCTCGCCGACGGGCTGGAGAGCCCGTGGGACGACCTGTGGTTCTACTCCAACCCGGTGTTCGTACACGTGCGCTGA
- a CDS encoding AraC family transcriptional regulator, whose amino-acid sequence MTSTPVQTHQFDSHDPVAIHEFLSSTYDPKLRIQSRNGYRLKHHRVDAGPFAIATTRQTGHLDIDAGRLHGLVVGRSRTARVDRACDGSPDRFGPGDVFLVTRPEEPCRVRWHPGEVELCVLDLSVLAQVATTAPTRRPGPIRFTDLGPAGAALARQWRDTTSFVSDVVLNSPTAGTQPLVIGNAARMLAAAALTVFPNTAVTEPTTGDRHDASSLTLRRAITFLEEHADQDISAADIAAAARVSVRAVQLAFRRHLGTTPTAYLRRIRLDRAHHDLVRADPHRETVSAIASRWGFASHSRFTARYHASYGVPPRETLHA is encoded by the coding sequence ATGACGTCAACACCAGTGCAGACACACCAGTTCGACAGCCACGACCCGGTGGCCATCCACGAGTTCCTGTCCAGCACGTACGACCCGAAACTGCGAATCCAGAGCAGGAACGGCTACCGGCTCAAGCACCACCGCGTCGACGCCGGCCCGTTCGCCATCGCGACCACCCGGCAGACCGGGCACCTCGACATCGACGCCGGCAGACTCCACGGTCTGGTCGTCGGGCGCAGCCGAACCGCCCGTGTCGATCGCGCCTGCGACGGCTCGCCCGACCGGTTCGGGCCGGGCGACGTCTTCCTCGTCACCAGGCCGGAGGAGCCGTGCCGCGTCCGGTGGCATCCCGGCGAGGTGGAGCTCTGCGTGCTGGACCTGTCGGTGCTGGCACAGGTCGCCACCACCGCGCCGACCCGGCGGCCCGGTCCGATCCGGTTCACCGACCTGGGCCCCGCCGGCGCGGCCCTCGCCCGCCAGTGGCGCGACACGACCAGCTTCGTCAGTGACGTGGTGCTGAACAGCCCGACCGCCGGCACCCAACCGCTGGTGATCGGCAACGCCGCGCGGATGCTCGCCGCGGCGGCGCTCACCGTCTTTCCCAACACCGCTGTCACCGAACCGACCACCGGCGACCGCCACGACGCCAGCAGCCTCACTCTGCGGCGGGCCATCACGTTCCTCGAGGAGCACGCCGACCAGGACATCAGCGCCGCCGACATCGCCGCCGCGGCCCGGGTCTCGGTGCGGGCGGTGCAGCTCGCCTTCCGCCGCCACCTCGGCACCACCCCGACGGCGTACCTGCGTCGAATCCGCCTCGACCGCGCGCACCACGACCTGGTGCGGGCCGACCCGCACCGGGAGACCGTGTCGGCCATCGCCAGCCGGTGGGGGTTCGCCAGCCACAGCAGGTTCACGGCCCGCTACCACGCGAGCTACGGCGTACCGCCACGCGAGACGCTGCACGCCTGA
- a CDS encoding DUF6624 domain-containing protein yields MLERDQADRGGTPQTESDQARTARLKDIIRTHGWPTIALVGEDGANAAWAIAQHSDLDPAFQQEALSLLRAAVAIGQASPGNLAYLEDRVAVGKGEPQVYGTQVRCGPDGPSPTTPITDEPGVERRSAEAGLPTLAGYLAEMTTICEQDG; encoded by the coding sequence ATGCTGGAACGTGACCAGGCCGACCGCGGCGGCACGCCGCAGACCGAGTCCGACCAGGCCCGCACCGCACGGTTGAAGGACATCATCCGTACCCACGGCTGGCCGACGATCGCGTTGGTCGGCGAGGACGGCGCCAACGCGGCGTGGGCCATCGCCCAACACTCCGACCTGGACCCGGCCTTCCAACAGGAGGCGCTGAGCCTGCTGCGCGCGGCCGTCGCCATCGGCCAGGCGTCGCCGGGCAACCTGGCCTACCTCGAGGATCGGGTCGCGGTGGGCAAGGGCGAGCCCCAGGTGTACGGCACACAGGTCCGCTGCGGTCCGGACGGCCCTTCCCCGACCACTCCGATCACCGACGAGCCCGGTGTCGAGCGGCGTAGCGCCGAGGCCGGTCTACCCACCCTGGCCGGCTACCTGGCCGAGATGACCACGATCTGCGAGCAGGACGGCTAG
- a CDS encoding helix-turn-helix domain-containing protein, with amino-acid sequence MPAQDPAGPTQEFVSDVFARGCTSRAAFEDVTSKWASLALLALGEGRYRFNALRRRIDGVSERMLSQTLQTLERDGMLTREVLTAIPPRVEYSLTPLGSRVAEQLRGLADLLEASVPEVESARDTHERDRG; translated from the coding sequence ATGCCCGCCCAGGACCCGGCGGGGCCTACCCAGGAATTCGTCAGCGATGTCTTCGCCCGGGGGTGCACCTCCCGGGCGGCCTTCGAGGACGTGACCTCGAAGTGGGCCTCGCTGGCGCTGTTGGCGCTCGGCGAGGGTCGCTACCGGTTCAACGCCCTACGCCGCCGGATCGACGGGGTCAGCGAGCGGATGCTCTCCCAGACCCTGCAGACACTCGAACGGGACGGAATGCTGACCCGCGAGGTGCTCACCGCGATCCCGCCCCGCGTCGAATACTCGCTGACGCCCCTCGGCTCCCGGGTCGCCGAACAGCTACGCGGCCTCGCCGACCTGTTGGAAGCCTCGGTGCCCGAGGTGGAGTCGGCCCGCGACACCCACGAGCGCGACCGAGGCTAG
- a CDS encoding SDR family oxidoreductase: MPTYAVTGATGRLGRLVIGQLLDSGVPATEIAAVVRSPEKAADLAARGVEIRKANYDDPSTLPGAVAGVRRLLLISGDTPGQRVPQHTAVIDAAKLAGVERLVYTSILKADTTTNPLAPEHKATEEVLAASGLTYTVLRNGWYTENYTDQLPQYLGSGTILGATGGSKISAATRADYAAAAVAALTREETGNAVYELGGDPFTFDELAEAVTEVTGTPVVHRDLSTAELASALENVGLDAGTAGFVAALDNSIAIGELVTDSDDLGRLIGRPSTPLRDAIRAAQA, translated from the coding sequence ATGCCCACCTACGCCGTGACCGGCGCCACCGGCCGCCTGGGCCGCCTGGTGATCGGGCAGTTGCTCGACAGCGGCGTACCGGCCACCGAGATCGCCGCCGTCGTCCGCAGCCCGGAGAAGGCCGCCGACCTGGCCGCGCGCGGGGTCGAGATCCGCAAGGCGAATTACGACGACCCGTCGACCCTGCCCGGCGCCGTGGCCGGCGTACGCCGTCTGCTGCTCATCTCCGGCGACACTCCCGGTCAGCGCGTCCCGCAGCACACCGCGGTCATCGACGCCGCCAAGCTCGCCGGGGTCGAGCGGCTGGTCTACACCAGCATCCTGAAGGCGGACACCACCACGAACCCCCTCGCCCCGGAGCACAAGGCCACCGAGGAGGTCCTCGCCGCGTCCGGCCTGACCTACACCGTGCTGCGCAACGGCTGGTACACCGAGAACTACACCGACCAGCTGCCGCAGTACCTGGGATCCGGCACCATCCTCGGCGCCACCGGCGGCAGCAAGATCTCCGCCGCGACCCGGGCCGACTACGCGGCTGCCGCGGTGGCCGCGCTGACCCGCGAGGAGACCGGCAACGCCGTCTACGAGCTGGGCGGCGACCCGTTCACCTTCGACGAGCTGGCCGAGGCGGTCACGGAGGTGACCGGCACCCCGGTCGTCCACCGGGACCTGTCCACCGCCGAGCTGGCCTCGGCCCTGGAGAACGTCGGCCTCGACGCGGGCACGGCCGGATTCGTCGCCGCACTCGACAACTCGATCGCCATCGGCGAGCTGGTGACCGACAGCGACGACCTCGGCCGACTGATCGGGCGGCCGAGCACCCCGTTGCGTGACGCCATCCGGGCCGCGCAGGCCTGA